From the genome of Terriglobia bacterium:
GTGGAGTGGATTGACCTGAAAGAAAATGGCATGTGCCCGGGATGCAGCGACCGCATGGCGCCGCTGCTGCCGGTAGAAAAGAAGACAAGGTTCCGGTTTTTCTAAAAGCCTCCGTCAAAACAGTTTCAGTTTCAGTAACCACCGGGAGTTGGTGGTGACGGGCGGGTAGTCCGTAGCCGGTAGTCCGTAGTCCGGTGTTGGGGCGAACCAATGTGGCGTCTGCTTCGATTGGATTGTCCTCGGCGGCACAGGACTGGATTGTCAAGGTGGGCGCGGATGGCTGTTCAGTGTCTTCTTCGGGGCATTGCAATTGTTCGAGCATCGCCTTCAGCATGGATTTCTGGTCAGCGAGGTCGTCGGTTTTGGTGAGGTCCTGAGTTTCCTGGTGCAGGCGATTGAGGTTGGAGGCGGCGATCTGCAGGGCGTGGAGCTTAAGGGCGGCACGAGGGCGTGGTCGTCGAGCGCCCGCGTGACCTGGAAGAGGCCGAGTTGGAGGAGGCGGACGGCGTAGTCGGGGCGCATGGCGTGGGCGGCCTCGTGGAAGACGCAGTACTTGCGGGCGCGGCGGGCAGGAGCGGCATGGTCCCAATTCTAAGCATAGCAAGTTGGAGGGGGTGAACCCGCCACATACCAAATTGGAATTCGACCCAAAATACGGTTACTCAGGGCATTACGCGAGCTGATTATATTCGCTTTTTCTTCGTGTCTTGCGGTACGATCAGACTCGATGGAACGAGAAATCCACAGTACAGCACCACTTTTTCAAAGAATTCACAGTGTGGGGATAGCCATCAAGAGTGTACAAGAGGGCATGCAGGGTCAGATGGACACTGTGTTTCAAGCCCCGCGCGCAGAGAAGCCGATCGAGGGCAAGACACAAGAGCACCCGCGCTACGATCCCTTGCCATCTGTTTGGTACGGCGAAGATGCAGAGCTTCTCGAACGCTTGCTGCAATTTTATCCCCGTGGTACACCAAAACAGATTCTGGACGCCACTGTAAACGGCGGTCGGTTTTGGAGAGGCAGCACGCGGCCAGTCTTCGGCATTGATATTGACCCGCGCCACAAGCCGGATTTGGTGGCGGACAACACCAAGATGCCGTTCGGGGATGGCGCTTTCGACGTCGTGGTCTATGACCCACCGCACATTCCGAATCAGGGCAAGGACAACAAAAAGGATTTCAATACGCGGTTCGGCTTAGTGGTGCGCTCGTCGAAAGAAAACCATTACACGTTTACACACACATTCCCGCCATTCCTGCGCGAAGCCTACCGTGTGCTGAAGGACGAAGGCGTGCTGTTTTGCAAGATAACCGATTACGTGCACCATCACCGCTATCAGTGGGCGCACCTTGAGCTAATCAACGCGGCGCGCGAGGTTGGTTTCCTGCCGTGCGATTGCATCGTAAAAATTCGCAAAGGGCCGATCATCGACCCAAAATGGAAGACTGCCCACC
Proteins encoded in this window:
- a CDS encoding class I SAM-dependent methyltransferase, with protein sequence MEREIHSTAPLFQRIHSVGIAIKSVQEGMQGQMDTVFQAPRAEKPIEGKTQEHPRYDPLPSVWYGEDAELLERLLQFYPRGTPKQILDATVNGGRFWRGSTRPVFGIDIDPRHKPDLVADNTKMPFGDGAFDVVVYDPPHIPNQGKDNKKDFNTRFGLVVRSSKENHYTFTHTFPPFLREAYRVLKDEGVLFCKITDYVHHHRYQWAHLELINAAREVGFLPCDCIVKIRKGPIIDPKWKTAHHSRRQHCYWLIFRRSMKCE